In Prescottella soli, a genomic segment contains:
- a CDS encoding carboxymuconolactone decarboxylase family protein: protein MPRLREVPRAEVTDEKILFFYDRLFGPDKDPAVDHGTIHATPGDWWTVFAQSPDVFRHAVRGFALYRNATLDPLLRELGQARAGYARGSQFVFSQHCKQMRSLGMSEEKIAALPHWQISDQFTELERAVLAYTDALVHDGGRVPDGVFTVLQTNLSDKQIMELTYITCMYDMHATICRALRLEFDDRPEPVEEVRVPEGIVVADLSADLSGE, encoded by the coding sequence ATGCCCCGACTTCGTGAGGTCCCCCGCGCAGAAGTGACCGACGAGAAGATCCTCTTCTTCTACGACCGACTGTTCGGCCCCGACAAGGACCCCGCCGTCGACCACGGCACCATCCACGCCACCCCCGGCGACTGGTGGACGGTATTCGCCCAGTCCCCCGACGTGTTCCGCCACGCCGTGCGCGGATTCGCTCTCTACCGCAACGCCACCCTCGACCCCCTGCTGCGCGAACTCGGCCAGGCCCGCGCCGGGTATGCACGCGGCAGCCAGTTCGTCTTCTCTCAGCACTGCAAGCAGATGCGCTCCCTCGGCATGAGCGAGGAGAAGATCGCCGCCCTCCCCCACTGGCAGATCAGCGACCAGTTCACAGAACTCGAACGCGCCGTCCTGGCGTACACCGACGCCCTCGTCCATGACGGCGGCCGCGTGCCCGACGGGGTGTTCACCGTCCTCCAGACGAACCTGTCGGACAAGCAGATCATGGAACTGACGTACATCACCTGCATGTACGACATGCATGCCACGATCTGCCGCGCACTGCGACTCGAATTCGACGACCGGCCCGAGCCCGTCGAAGAAGTCCGCGTCCCTGAAGGCATCGTGGTCGCCGACCTCTCCGCCGACCTGTCAGGAGAATGA
- a CDS encoding VOC family protein, producing MKATNPKFEFGGINHLALVCSDMQRTIDFYSGTLGMPLVKTLDLPGNLGQHFFFDCGGGDTLAFFWLADAPDPVPGISAPAGLPDRSELVSAVGSMNHVAFAVPPEKFDEYRKRLKADGVPLSIVLNHDDSPEGASREIHAGTFVRSFYFQDPDGILLEFACWTREFTEADVSHEPKAAADRRVPSAS from the coding sequence ATGAAGGCCACCAATCCGAAGTTCGAGTTCGGCGGAATCAATCACCTCGCGCTCGTGTGCTCGGACATGCAGCGCACCATCGACTTCTACTCGGGAACCCTGGGTATGCCGCTCGTCAAGACACTCGATCTTCCCGGCAACCTCGGACAGCACTTCTTCTTCGACTGCGGAGGCGGGGACACACTGGCGTTCTTCTGGCTGGCGGACGCGCCGGACCCGGTTCCCGGAATCTCCGCCCCGGCGGGACTACCCGACCGGAGCGAGCTCGTCAGCGCGGTCGGCTCGATGAATCACGTCGCGTTCGCCGTCCCGCCGGAGAAGTTCGACGAGTACCGCAAGCGACTCAAGGCGGACGGGGTGCCGCTGAGCATCGTTCTCAACCACGACGACAGCCCGGAGGGCGCGTCGCGAGAGATCCATGCCGGCACCTTCGTCCGGTCCTTCTACTTCCAGGACCCGGACGGCATCCTCCTCGAATTTGCCTGCTGGACCCGCGAGTTCACCGAGGCCGACGTCTCACACGAACCGAAGGCCGCCGCCGACCGCCGCGTCCCCAGCGCCTCCTGA
- a CDS encoding nuclear transport factor 2 family protein has translation MNDLADRFFAAVCGGDEGALTELYSPDARIWHNDDGQEQTVTENLRTLRWLSRTLEDFRYEDIRRHLLPDGFVQQHVVRGTLAGHGPLEVPAALFVHVVDGRICRIDEYVDSAATRALHEAAAATRRHS, from the coding sequence ATGAATGACCTCGCCGATCGCTTCTTTGCTGCCGTCTGCGGCGGCGACGAGGGGGCACTCACCGAACTGTATTCGCCGGACGCGCGCATCTGGCACAACGACGACGGGCAGGAGCAGACGGTTACGGAGAACCTCCGCACCCTGCGCTGGCTCTCCCGGACTCTCGAGGACTTCCGGTACGAGGACATCCGCCGCCACCTGCTGCCCGACGGATTCGTTCAGCAGCACGTCGTCCGCGGCACCCTCGCCGGACACGGCCCGCTGGAGGTGCCGGCTGCCCTGTTCGTCCACGTCGTGGACGGGCGCATCTGCCGCATCGACGAGTACGTCGACTCCGCCGCCACCCGAGCCCTGCACGAAGCCGCCGCAGCCACCAGGAGGCATTCATGA